The Ictalurus punctatus breed USDA103 chromosome 9, Coco_2.0, whole genome shotgun sequence genome contains a region encoding:
- the ston2 gene encoding stonin-2 isoform X1: MAAAGSSNVGASRAGWVAFSDEPVHTGEHRGMLMTSTTQPVAISSSWENSVVDPAMLQRSSWVHFDEKPWTPSPPHPPHPHPPSQVKGPRHSVCSSAGFWSSAPASEGAPSEELSSTSMDASSCDLPSLGTEPPSHSTSPPHSAHSSICLEDEGINNMDALNWTSNITHTNGQTNTSRFANWVTFDDDVDDDDNDNDDDDDNYVEEQAYQHAAKPSNVRIGNLNNLRLQDPNSNLIVSSIQNQSTERHILDLTPDGTDAVFVLESKLLNSSTPYSKKNPFLHEDFSNVQPSPINPFSAYFNKTALTSSDSRETQGTPPAFSFDSPLPNPDPQRDSFFFFSTAGNLDHGSGTGPTGFPCDGLDQFKNMQISDPDQEPSLPDDSLDQGDDADVPYEPAHVAPQDGWPMLLRIPEKKNIMSSRHWGPIYVRLSDAGKLRLYYEKGLEKHFKEFQLGVQLEISEHKMQHYEENSRVHTLSLDQVVYKEKRKIQPKVTVVHLPVKEQLVKLGTTDYGDFLSFRYALQEKLAVLSADADAINSPVPYSEEEIQVEVVDSFYGVLSKGDNRILRQLVTTRVSVLAFLTGSPPCCIGLNDVQVKGKEVVSRHDIIPNTTTRWIRLRDCRLHGCADEPEFTRSRTISFEPPSGRRFELLRFRTAYAEKTLPFTLRTVVNVRGAEVELQSWLVMSTGFSASRDPLTLIPCENVVIRYPIPDTWAKNFRRESVTGEKSLKARFNKGASFGSASTSGSEPAMRVTLGTAKYEQAFRAVVWRISRLPDKNSVLGHPHTFFCRLELGSDWEVPNKFQDVLEVEFDMPAASASKTSVRSLSVRDRAELKKWITYKAHYSYQVEMEQKNEGTEGQAGRCIQQ; the protein is encoded by the exons ATGGCGGCGGCGGGCAGCAGTAACGTGGGAGCTTCCCGCGCCGGGTGGGTGGCATTCAGCGACGAGCCGGTGCACACAG gcgAGCACCGTGGCATGCTAATGACCAGTACGACCCAGCCCGTAGCCATCTCCTCGTCCTGGGAAAACTCCGTCGTGGACCCAGCGATGCTGCAGCGCAGTAGCTGGGTGCACTTTGACGAGAAACCCTGGACCCcgtctcctcctcatcctcctcatcctcacccGCCATCGCAGGTAAAAG gtccCAGACACAGCGTGTGCTCCTCAGCCGGTTTCTGGAGCTCTGCTCCTGCCTCTGAGGGTGCGCCGTCTGAGGAGCTGAGCTCCACGAGCATGGACGCCTCGTCCTGTGACCTCCCGTCTCTCGGCACAGAACCTCCGAGTCACAGCACCTCACCTCCGCACTCGGCCC ATTCATCTATTTGCCTAGAGGATGAGGGAATAAACAACATGGATGCACTCAACTGGACATCCAACATCACGCATACAAATGGCCAAACAAACACCAGCCGCTTTGCCAACTGGGTCacttttgatgatgatgttgatgatgatgataatgataacgatgatgacgatgataaTTACGTGGAGGAGCAAGCCTACCAGCATGCGGCCAAACCATCCAACGTTAGGATTGGTAACCTGAACAATTTACGTTTACAGGACCCCAATAGCAACTTGATTGTGTCCTCCATCCAAAACCAGAGTACGGAGAGGCACATTCTGGATTTAACCCCAGATGGAACGGATGCTGTGTTTGTCTTGGAAAGCAAGCTGTTAAACAGCAGCACTCCTTACTCCAAGAAGAATCCCTTTCTGCACGAGGATTTTTCAAACGTCCAGCCCTCTCCTATTAACCCTTTCAGTGCCTATTTCAATAAGACTGCACTGACGTCATCGGACAGCCGTGAAACCCAGGGGACACCTCCCGCCTTCTCGTTCGATTCTCCTCTCCCTAATCCTGACCCCCAAAGGgattccttctttttcttttccactgcagggaATTTAGATCACGGGAGTGGGACTGGTCCCACAGGTTTCCCTTGCGATGGCCTGGATCAGTTCAAAAACATGCAGATCTCTGATCCTGACCAGGAACCTTCTCTACCAGATGACTCTCTGGACCAAGGGGACGACGCGGACGTCCCATATGAACCGGCTCACGTGGCTCCTCAAGACGGCTGGCCCATGCTCCTGCGCATTCCCGAGAAGAAGAACATCATGTCTTCTCGGCACTGGGGGCCGATCTACGTGAGACTGAGCGACGCTGGTAAGCTGAGGCTCTACTATGAGAAAGGCCTGGAGAAACACTTTAAGGAGTTTCAGCTCGGTGTCCAGCTCGAGATCTCCGAACACAAAATGCAACACTATGAGGAGAACAGCCGTGTCCATACTCTCAGCTTGGACCAAGTGGTATACAAGGAGAAGCGCAAGATCCAGCCAAAAGTCACCGTGGTTCACCTGCCTGTAAAGGAGCAACTGGTAAAGCTTGGGACCACGGACTACGGGGATTTTCTAAGCTTCAGGTATGCTTTGCAGGAAAAGCTGGCGGTGTTGTCTGCAGACGCGGATGCCATCAACTCCCCCGTGCCTTACTCCGAAGAGGAGATCCAGGTCGAAGTTGTAGATAGCTTTTACGGGGTCCTATCAAAAGGAGACAACCGTATCCTCCGACAGCTGGTAACGACGCGGGTTTCCGTGCTTGCCTTCTTAACGGGCTCACCCCCCTGCTGCATAGGCCTCAACGATGTCCAGGTGAAAGGTAAAGAGGTGGTGTCCCGGCATGACATCATCCCCAACACTACCACACGCTGGATCCGTCTACGCGACTGTCGACTGCACGGGTGCGCAGACGAACCAGAGTTTACACGGTCCAGGACGATCTCCTTCGAGCCCCCATCAGGACGGAGATTTGAGCTTCTGCGTTTCCGGACAGCGTACGCAGAGAAGACTCTGCCCTTCACCCTGAGAACGGTCGTCAATGTTCGAGGTGCGGAGGTGGAGCTACAGTCCTGGCTAGTGATGTCGACAGGCTTCTCAGCCAGTAGAGACCCTCTGACGCTGATACCATGTGAAAACGTTGTTATCCGTTACCCCATACCCGATACGTGGGCAAAGAACTTCCGCAGGGAGAGCGTGACGGGAGAAAAGTCCCTGAAGGCACGCTTTAATAAAGGAGCCAGCTTTGGTTCCGCTAGCACCTCGGGGTCAGAACCAGCTATGCGGGTTACTCTGGGCACGGCGAAGTACGAGCAAGCCTTCCGAGCCGTGGTGTGGAGAATCAGCCGCCTGCCAGACAAAAACTCAG TGTTGGGTCACCCTCACACCTTCTTCTGCCGTTTGGAGCTGGGCTCTGACTGGGAGGTGCCAAACAAGTTCCAGGATGTGTTGGAGGTGGAGTTCGACATGCCTGCTGCTTCAGCCTCGAAGACCAGCGTCCGTTCGCTGTCTGTCCGAGACAGGGCCGAGCTGAAGAAGTGGATCACTTACAAAGCGCATTACTCCTACCAG GTGGAGATGGAGCAGAAGAACGAGGGAACCGAGGGGCAGGCAGGGCGGTGCATTCAGCAGTGA
- the ston2 gene encoding stonin-2 isoform X3, translating to MDASSCDLPSLGTEPPSHSTSPPHSAHSSICLEDEGINNMDALNWTSNITHTNGQTNTSRFANWVTFDDDVDDDDNDNDDDDDNYVEEQAYQHAAKPSNVRIGNLNNLRLQDPNSNLIVSSIQNQSTERHILDLTPDGTDAVFVLESKLLNSSTPYSKKNPFLHEDFSNVQPSPINPFSAYFNKTALTSSDSRETQGTPPAFSFDSPLPNPDPQRDSFFFFSTAGNLDHGSGTGPTGFPCDGLDQFKNMQISDPDQEPSLPDDSLDQGDDADVPYEPAHVAPQDGWPMLLRIPEKKNIMSSRHWGPIYVRLSDAGKLRLYYEKGLEKHFKEFQLGVQLEISEHKMQHYEENSRVHTLSLDQVVYKEKRKIQPKVTVVHLPVKEQLVKLGTTDYGDFLSFRYALQEKLAVLSADADAINSPVPYSEEEIQVEVVDSFYGVLSKGDNRILRQLVTTRVSVLAFLTGSPPCCIGLNDVQVKGKEVVSRHDIIPNTTTRWIRLRDCRLHGCADEPEFTRSRTISFEPPSGRRFELLRFRTAYAEKTLPFTLRTVVNVRGAEVELQSWLVMSTGFSASRDPLTLIPCENVVIRYPIPDTWAKNFRRESVTGEKSLKARFNKGASFGSASTSGSEPAMRVTLGTAKYEQAFRAVVWRISRLPDKNSVLGHPHTFFCRLELGSDWEVPNKFQDVLEVEFDMPAASASKTSVRSLSVRDRAELKKWITYKAHYSYQVEMEQKNEGTEGQAGRCIQQ from the exons ATGGACGCCTCGTCCTGTGACCTCCCGTCTCTCGGCACAGAACCTCCGAGTCACAGCACCTCACCTCCGCACTCGGCCC ATTCATCTATTTGCCTAGAGGATGAGGGAATAAACAACATGGATGCACTCAACTGGACATCCAACATCACGCATACAAATGGCCAAACAAACACCAGCCGCTTTGCCAACTGGGTCacttttgatgatgatgttgatgatgatgataatgataacgatgatgacgatgataaTTACGTGGAGGAGCAAGCCTACCAGCATGCGGCCAAACCATCCAACGTTAGGATTGGTAACCTGAACAATTTACGTTTACAGGACCCCAATAGCAACTTGATTGTGTCCTCCATCCAAAACCAGAGTACGGAGAGGCACATTCTGGATTTAACCCCAGATGGAACGGATGCTGTGTTTGTCTTGGAAAGCAAGCTGTTAAACAGCAGCACTCCTTACTCCAAGAAGAATCCCTTTCTGCACGAGGATTTTTCAAACGTCCAGCCCTCTCCTATTAACCCTTTCAGTGCCTATTTCAATAAGACTGCACTGACGTCATCGGACAGCCGTGAAACCCAGGGGACACCTCCCGCCTTCTCGTTCGATTCTCCTCTCCCTAATCCTGACCCCCAAAGGgattccttctttttcttttccactgcagggaATTTAGATCACGGGAGTGGGACTGGTCCCACAGGTTTCCCTTGCGATGGCCTGGATCAGTTCAAAAACATGCAGATCTCTGATCCTGACCAGGAACCTTCTCTACCAGATGACTCTCTGGACCAAGGGGACGACGCGGACGTCCCATATGAACCGGCTCACGTGGCTCCTCAAGACGGCTGGCCCATGCTCCTGCGCATTCCCGAGAAGAAGAACATCATGTCTTCTCGGCACTGGGGGCCGATCTACGTGAGACTGAGCGACGCTGGTAAGCTGAGGCTCTACTATGAGAAAGGCCTGGAGAAACACTTTAAGGAGTTTCAGCTCGGTGTCCAGCTCGAGATCTCCGAACACAAAATGCAACACTATGAGGAGAACAGCCGTGTCCATACTCTCAGCTTGGACCAAGTGGTATACAAGGAGAAGCGCAAGATCCAGCCAAAAGTCACCGTGGTTCACCTGCCTGTAAAGGAGCAACTGGTAAAGCTTGGGACCACGGACTACGGGGATTTTCTAAGCTTCAGGTATGCTTTGCAGGAAAAGCTGGCGGTGTTGTCTGCAGACGCGGATGCCATCAACTCCCCCGTGCCTTACTCCGAAGAGGAGATCCAGGTCGAAGTTGTAGATAGCTTTTACGGGGTCCTATCAAAAGGAGACAACCGTATCCTCCGACAGCTGGTAACGACGCGGGTTTCCGTGCTTGCCTTCTTAACGGGCTCACCCCCCTGCTGCATAGGCCTCAACGATGTCCAGGTGAAAGGTAAAGAGGTGGTGTCCCGGCATGACATCATCCCCAACACTACCACACGCTGGATCCGTCTACGCGACTGTCGACTGCACGGGTGCGCAGACGAACCAGAGTTTACACGGTCCAGGACGATCTCCTTCGAGCCCCCATCAGGACGGAGATTTGAGCTTCTGCGTTTCCGGACAGCGTACGCAGAGAAGACTCTGCCCTTCACCCTGAGAACGGTCGTCAATGTTCGAGGTGCGGAGGTGGAGCTACAGTCCTGGCTAGTGATGTCGACAGGCTTCTCAGCCAGTAGAGACCCTCTGACGCTGATACCATGTGAAAACGTTGTTATCCGTTACCCCATACCCGATACGTGGGCAAAGAACTTCCGCAGGGAGAGCGTGACGGGAGAAAAGTCCCTGAAGGCACGCTTTAATAAAGGAGCCAGCTTTGGTTCCGCTAGCACCTCGGGGTCAGAACCAGCTATGCGGGTTACTCTGGGCACGGCGAAGTACGAGCAAGCCTTCCGAGCCGTGGTGTGGAGAATCAGCCGCCTGCCAGACAAAAACTCAG TGTTGGGTCACCCTCACACCTTCTTCTGCCGTTTGGAGCTGGGCTCTGACTGGGAGGTGCCAAACAAGTTCCAGGATGTGTTGGAGGTGGAGTTCGACATGCCTGCTGCTTCAGCCTCGAAGACCAGCGTCCGTTCGCTGTCTGTCCGAGACAGGGCCGAGCTGAAGAAGTGGATCACTTACAAAGCGCATTACTCCTACCAG GTGGAGATGGAGCAGAAGAACGAGGGAACCGAGGGGCAGGCAGGGCGGTGCATTCAGCAGTGA
- the ston2 gene encoding stonin-2 isoform X2, with amino-acid sequence MSQLSYAGNFVARASRDLPTPVLQDCALGATAPSAVLLADSSICLEDEGINNMDALNWTSNITHTNGQTNTSRFANWVTFDDDVDDDDNDNDDDDDNYVEEQAYQHAAKPSNVRIGNLNNLRLQDPNSNLIVSSIQNQSTERHILDLTPDGTDAVFVLESKLLNSSTPYSKKNPFLHEDFSNVQPSPINPFSAYFNKTALTSSDSRETQGTPPAFSFDSPLPNPDPQRDSFFFFSTAGNLDHGSGTGPTGFPCDGLDQFKNMQISDPDQEPSLPDDSLDQGDDADVPYEPAHVAPQDGWPMLLRIPEKKNIMSSRHWGPIYVRLSDAGKLRLYYEKGLEKHFKEFQLGVQLEISEHKMQHYEENSRVHTLSLDQVVYKEKRKIQPKVTVVHLPVKEQLVKLGTTDYGDFLSFRYALQEKLAVLSADADAINSPVPYSEEEIQVEVVDSFYGVLSKGDNRILRQLVTTRVSVLAFLTGSPPCCIGLNDVQVKGKEVVSRHDIIPNTTTRWIRLRDCRLHGCADEPEFTRSRTISFEPPSGRRFELLRFRTAYAEKTLPFTLRTVVNVRGAEVELQSWLVMSTGFSASRDPLTLIPCENVVIRYPIPDTWAKNFRRESVTGEKSLKARFNKGASFGSASTSGSEPAMRVTLGTAKYEQAFRAVVWRISRLPDKNSVLGHPHTFFCRLELGSDWEVPNKFQDVLEVEFDMPAASASKTSVRSLSVRDRAELKKWITYKAHYSYQVEMEQKNEGTEGQAGRCIQQ; translated from the exons ATGTCTCAGCTCAGCTATGCGGGCAACTTTGTGGCCAGAGCCTCACGTGACCTCCCAACTCCAGTACTGCAGGATTGCGCTCTCGGAGCGACTGCCCCGTCTGCTGTCCTGCTCGCcg ATTCATCTATTTGCCTAGAGGATGAGGGAATAAACAACATGGATGCACTCAACTGGACATCCAACATCACGCATACAAATGGCCAAACAAACACCAGCCGCTTTGCCAACTGGGTCacttttgatgatgatgttgatgatgatgataatgataacgatgatgacgatgataaTTACGTGGAGGAGCAAGCCTACCAGCATGCGGCCAAACCATCCAACGTTAGGATTGGTAACCTGAACAATTTACGTTTACAGGACCCCAATAGCAACTTGATTGTGTCCTCCATCCAAAACCAGAGTACGGAGAGGCACATTCTGGATTTAACCCCAGATGGAACGGATGCTGTGTTTGTCTTGGAAAGCAAGCTGTTAAACAGCAGCACTCCTTACTCCAAGAAGAATCCCTTTCTGCACGAGGATTTTTCAAACGTCCAGCCCTCTCCTATTAACCCTTTCAGTGCCTATTTCAATAAGACTGCACTGACGTCATCGGACAGCCGTGAAACCCAGGGGACACCTCCCGCCTTCTCGTTCGATTCTCCTCTCCCTAATCCTGACCCCCAAAGGgattccttctttttcttttccactgcagggaATTTAGATCACGGGAGTGGGACTGGTCCCACAGGTTTCCCTTGCGATGGCCTGGATCAGTTCAAAAACATGCAGATCTCTGATCCTGACCAGGAACCTTCTCTACCAGATGACTCTCTGGACCAAGGGGACGACGCGGACGTCCCATATGAACCGGCTCACGTGGCTCCTCAAGACGGCTGGCCCATGCTCCTGCGCATTCCCGAGAAGAAGAACATCATGTCTTCTCGGCACTGGGGGCCGATCTACGTGAGACTGAGCGACGCTGGTAAGCTGAGGCTCTACTATGAGAAAGGCCTGGAGAAACACTTTAAGGAGTTTCAGCTCGGTGTCCAGCTCGAGATCTCCGAACACAAAATGCAACACTATGAGGAGAACAGCCGTGTCCATACTCTCAGCTTGGACCAAGTGGTATACAAGGAGAAGCGCAAGATCCAGCCAAAAGTCACCGTGGTTCACCTGCCTGTAAAGGAGCAACTGGTAAAGCTTGGGACCACGGACTACGGGGATTTTCTAAGCTTCAGGTATGCTTTGCAGGAAAAGCTGGCGGTGTTGTCTGCAGACGCGGATGCCATCAACTCCCCCGTGCCTTACTCCGAAGAGGAGATCCAGGTCGAAGTTGTAGATAGCTTTTACGGGGTCCTATCAAAAGGAGACAACCGTATCCTCCGACAGCTGGTAACGACGCGGGTTTCCGTGCTTGCCTTCTTAACGGGCTCACCCCCCTGCTGCATAGGCCTCAACGATGTCCAGGTGAAAGGTAAAGAGGTGGTGTCCCGGCATGACATCATCCCCAACACTACCACACGCTGGATCCGTCTACGCGACTGTCGACTGCACGGGTGCGCAGACGAACCAGAGTTTACACGGTCCAGGACGATCTCCTTCGAGCCCCCATCAGGACGGAGATTTGAGCTTCTGCGTTTCCGGACAGCGTACGCAGAGAAGACTCTGCCCTTCACCCTGAGAACGGTCGTCAATGTTCGAGGTGCGGAGGTGGAGCTACAGTCCTGGCTAGTGATGTCGACAGGCTTCTCAGCCAGTAGAGACCCTCTGACGCTGATACCATGTGAAAACGTTGTTATCCGTTACCCCATACCCGATACGTGGGCAAAGAACTTCCGCAGGGAGAGCGTGACGGGAGAAAAGTCCCTGAAGGCACGCTTTAATAAAGGAGCCAGCTTTGGTTCCGCTAGCACCTCGGGGTCAGAACCAGCTATGCGGGTTACTCTGGGCACGGCGAAGTACGAGCAAGCCTTCCGAGCCGTGGTGTGGAGAATCAGCCGCCTGCCAGACAAAAACTCAG TGTTGGGTCACCCTCACACCTTCTTCTGCCGTTTGGAGCTGGGCTCTGACTGGGAGGTGCCAAACAAGTTCCAGGATGTGTTGGAGGTGGAGTTCGACATGCCTGCTGCTTCAGCCTCGAAGACCAGCGTCCGTTCGCTGTCTGTCCGAGACAGGGCCGAGCTGAAGAAGTGGATCACTTACAAAGCGCATTACTCCTACCAG GTGGAGATGGAGCAGAAGAACGAGGGAACCGAGGGGCAGGCAGGGCGGTGCATTCAGCAGTGA